A region from the Dendropsophus ebraccatus isolate aDenEbr1 chromosome 1, aDenEbr1.pat, whole genome shotgun sequence genome encodes:
- the LOC138789125 gene encoding E3 ubiquitin/ISG15 ligase TRIM25-like, whose product MASAILRDELLCSICLYVFKDPVMLRCGHNYCRVCIDRVLDTQDGAGVYSCPECRKRFQERPALMRNLYLHNVAERFLVTQPEQAEITGICCTYCVDSDVLAVRSCLHCEASLCDKHLRAHSKSPEHVLSEPSTSLEKRKCSVHKKMLEYYCTEDAICICVSCRLDGEHRGHRVQSLDEASKKKKKKLRNVLQKLMMKKEETEERVQSVEERRRKAQEKAAGEAERVTALFTDIRRRLDDLEKRVLSEISRQEKEESLSLSALIQQLEIKKDELSRKMRHIEELCNMADPLTVLLEPDTGDLCDPEGGGDEDTGGHDRQTHDVDDLDVAEISDTFRTLCDIISGIRIFGEGPADILLDVNTPGNNLLISDDLKTVTWTEEKQNCPETAERFQDYPQVMSSRRFSSGRHYWDVEISRSVWWRVGMCYPSIDRRGGLSVIGNNNKSWCVRRCNNQYSVIHDSNEIRLPDNISSDGVRICLDYEAGQLSFYELCDPIRHLHTFTATFTEPLHAALWVAKGSIKTVK is encoded by the coding sequence ATGGCATCTGCTATTCTGAGAGATGAGCTGCTCTGCTCCATCTGTTTATATGTATTTAAGGATCCTGTCATGctgagatgtggacacaactACTGCAGGGTCTGTATTGATCGTGTGCTGGatacacaggacggggctggagtttattcctgtcctgaatgCAGAAAAAGGTTTCAGGAGCGGCCTGCACTGATGAGGAACTTATATCTCCATAATGTAGCAGAACGTTTCCTGGTTACTCAGCCAGAACAAGCGGAGATCACCGGGATCTGCTGCACTTACTGTGTGGACTCTGACGTACTTGCTGTGAGATCCTGTCTGCActgtgaggcttctctgtgtgataaacacctaagagctcacagcaagtcaccagaacacgtcttatctgagcccagcacttccctggagaagaggaaatgttctgtCCATAAGAAGATGCTGGAATATTACTGCACTGAGGATGCCATCtgtatctgtgtgtcctgcagattGGATGGAGAACATCGGGGACACCGGGTTCAGTCACTAGATGAGGCctctaagaagaagaagaagaaactgagaAATGTTCTCCAGAAACTGATGATGAAGAAAGAGGAGACTGAGGAAAGAGTCCAGAGtgtggaggagcgcaggagaaaagctcaagaaaaagcagctggagaagccgagagagtcactgccctgtttacagacatcaggagacggctggacgacctggagaagagggtcctgagcgagatctccaggcaggaaaaggaagagtcactgtcactatctgctctgatccagcagctggaaataaagaaggacgagctgtccaggaagatgagacacattgaggagctgtgtaacatggcggatccaCTGACTGTTTTACTGGAAccagacacaggtgacttgtgtgatcctgaggggggaggtgatgaggacacagggggacatgatagaCAGACCCATGATGTAGATGATCTGGATGTGGCTGAAATCTCAGACACATTCCGCACATTATGTGACATAATATCAGGTATAAGGATCTTTGGGGAGGGTCCTGCAGACATATTACTGGATGTAAACACACCTGGTAATAATCTCCTTATATCAGACGACCTGAAAACTGTAACCTGGACAGAAGAAAAGCAGAATTGtccagaaacagcagagagattcCAGGATTATCCTCAGGTGATGAGCAGCAGGAGATTCTCCTCAGggcgacattactgggatgtggagatCAGTAGATCAGTATGGTGGAGAGTGGGgatgtgttatcccagtatagACAGGAGGGGAGGTCTGTCAGTCATTGGAAACAATAACAAGTCCTGGTGTGTGAGGAGGTGTAATAATCAGTATTCAGTGatacatgacagcaatgagatCCGGTTACCTGACAATATCTCCAGTGATGGAGTCAGGATCtgtctggattatgaggccgggcagctgtccttttatgagctgtgtgaccccatcagacacttacacaccttcaccgccaccttcaccgagccccttcATGCTGCATTATGGGTAGCAAAGGGTTCTATAAAGACAGTTAAATGA